In Desulfotomaculum sp., the sequence AAATACTAAGAAAGAAGGTATAGAGAATGAGCATCGTGATAAGATTTCCCGCATCAATGGGGAGCTTTACACAGAACAATAAAACAGTTGAATGTGAAGCTGAAAGCGTATCGGACTGTCTGCAGAAACTGGATAATCTCTTCCCAGGCTTCAAGGAAAAACTGTGCGATGCGCAGGGCAAACCACTGGACAGTTTTAACGTTTACGTCAACGGGGAAAATATTGCCTATCTTCAGGGTGTCGAAACCAAATTGAATAATGGCGATGAAATGGCAATTATTCCCGCAGCTGCGGCAGGTTAAAAACATTATTAAAAATATTTTCAGGAAAAGGGTGGTATTTGATGATTATTAACAAACCTGATTCCCATTTTATTTTTGTTTTTCATTCCAATCACGTAAATGGACGGTACAATTATATAAATTACAAGGGTAAAGATCTGACCAATAAGGAATACCTGAAACACTGGGGAAAATTTGTTTCATTCGGAAGCCCGAAAGAGATTGACGCCCTGGCAAGGGCGCTGGACACTTACGTGGAACAGAAGATAATTCCATGCATCAAGTATGACCGTACGCCGGTTACAAAC encodes:
- a CDS encoding molybdopterin synthase sulfur carrier subunit, which codes for MSIVIRFPASMGSFTQNNKTVECEAESVSDCLQKLDNLFPGFKEKLCDAQGKPLDSFNVYVNGENIAYLQGVETKLNNGDEMAIIPAAAAG